The following DNA comes from Methanosarcina vacuolata Z-761.
TATATAAATACCTTTCGGCTGAAGTGCTTGTAAATATTAAAATGAAATGTTGAGATGAAATGTTGAGATGAAATGTTGAGATGAAATGTTGAGATGAAATGTTGAGATGAAATGTTGAGATGAAATGTTGAGATGAAGTGTTAAAATGAGATGTTAAAATGAGATGTTAAAATGAGATGTTAAAATGAGATGTTAAAATGAGATTTTTTAAAGTCAAATGAAAAAGAGGAATTATTCCTTTAAAGGCTCTCTTCAGACTGGTTGAGAACTGCGGTCCACCACCAGCGAGCCATATCTAAAAGATCCTTTGAGAACTGGCCTGAAAGCCTGTACTCCTTATCTTTTATCGAAATCAACCCGGCTCCAAGCAACTTGTTACGCATCGCATAAAATGAGGCACGCCCTATCTGAAGTTCTTCAAGAAGGTTTTTCCATTCATCAGTCCGGATAGCACTTCCAGCAGCCTGACGCTCTTCTACTAGAGTTAGGAACTTTTGACCTCTTACTGCAGTGGCATCTTCTTGAAAAATGCGTCGCATAAGGGTGTAGTATGGGTCCCTTGAATGGCTTATTCGAGAATTGGAATCCGATCTTACGACAATAGTAGTTGCTGTTCTGGGTGCGTTTTTAACGAGTGACATCGTCCATCAGACATTTTAGGGTGTAATAGTAAATTTATCAAGCCGTGAATTCAGCAGATTCTTTAGGTGAAGTTACAATCTTCATCAGCAGATCTACATATTCTTCTCTCAAAAGGTAAACCATAGGGGTTTTATAGGATTCTTTATGCGCTCTTAGAATTCCAAGCTTCGAATGGATATATCCTACCATGGATGCAACCGTATTTCGAGATACATTATACTTACTTGTAAGCATTTCATGCAGCTCGTCAATAGTCGCTTTTTTTACCTTGATAAAAATGCACAGGATTGCCCTTCGATATCCACTGGAATCAACTTCTAGAAATTTCTCTAACCTGGATTTAATTTTAGCTCGGATGGATACCATTAATTACCACCTTTACTGATGTAGTAAACTATGTAAGTTATAGATCTATATATAGATTTTTAAATTTATTCGTTGTGAGGGGGATGGACACGAAAAAATTGATATCCATAAACAATATTATATTAATTCAAATCCAGTTTTTTGCGTATATAATATTGTTCTTTCTCTGATATATCGGTTTTTGTGCCCCACCTGCGCTGGACATAATTTGAATATTTTTTGAAACTTTTTTATTGTAAATATCATAGTTTTACACATTATTATTAAATGTTTTATTAAAAATTAAATAATAAATATCTAAAAAGCATATCCTCTTCCATGCGTCTTTGGTTAAGTGAGGAACCATGACAAATTGCAGCAATATCTCAACGTTTGTAATATATTTCAATGAGTTGTGAGATGGAACAGAGTATCGATTTCATGTAAAGAGGCCACAGTTACCTGACCCTGTACACCTGTTTTTGTCGTAGCAAAGTACTGCAGTTACTCCTTTTTTGGCTGGACTTTTTTATGAAGTCCTTACCGATGTTTTTCCCTCCATCAAAACTCATTTCTTTGATTTCCCTATAAAAGAGCTTTATAATGACTTTCTCTGAGTTTATCAATAATATAGGATATATGAGGGTCAAGCTTGCTCTTTCTTCCGGGACGTTTCTGGGGTTCAGGCAGGGTTTTCAGCCGAAGATATTTCCTCACAGTTTTCCTGTCAAAACCCGTTTGTCTGGAGATTTCACTGATGCAAAAGCCTTGTGGATACTTCACCGGCCTTGACAGAAGATATATACTCTTGTTAGGAATTGTGGGAAGGCTCTCTGTTTTGTGATGTGCATTGTATCGAGTAACACAAGATAAAGAGCACTTATTTTTATTTACTGTCAAAGTCAAGAGGTAACATTGCGAACTATAGTGCCGTGACTTGACAAAATAAAACGAGTGCAGTGAGAGTTTACATGTAATTTACTGCCACAGTCATCACAATGATTAGGGTATGATATGGAGAATAGGATATGATGTGGAGAACATAGAGTATTATTGATTTCCAACCAAAACCCTTGACAAAGGAATTATTATTTTGCTGTCAACAACCGTTTTTACCATTGACTTATCTATTGCGATTTTTCCTTTTCCTATACGATTTTTCCTTTTGCCATACGATTTTTCCTTTTCCTATACGATTTTTCCTTTTGCCATACGATTTTTCCTTTTCCTATACGATTTTTCCTTTTCCCACACGATTTTTCCTTTTCCCATAAATAAAAAATTATCTCAATATAATTAAAATTTTATTGTTTTGCACGATTTCGAGAGAAAATCTAATGGCCAGAAAATAATAAAAAGTCTCAAGAAAACTGATTATATGGAAATTGGGCATCTGGATATTGGGGAGTGGGGGGTGTTGGGGGTTATTAAAAAAGTTAAAAGGTCTTATCTGACCTTTCCAGATGCCCACATCCTAGTCTACCTCATGATATATATAATTTAAGTCTACTTGTTTCTCCCGGAAGTACCTCATGACAATTGTAAGTTTTTGTTGTTAGAGTTCTAAGTTAACTACAAAATGGGTTTTCTAAGCCCTGTTTAGTAGAGCAGAAAAGACCGGAAAGAATATTGTGATTTTGTGGTTGCGAAGTAAATCCTAGAAGGACTCCAGTTTTCTCTGAGCCTGAGAAAAACTCGGAATATAAAGCCTGTTTTGAGTGAATTTCAAAAACTTTCACATCTGATAACCTGATGACAAGATCTTTAAAACCGGTCCGGTTGAGTAAAAATAATACTACTTTATAATAAGTCAGCCCTTCTTGAATGTAGCTCAGTATCTTAACTATAACTAAGCCCTCCTGATCAAAGCGTAGCGTAGTTAAAAGAGCTCTGTCCCTACTGGATGGAATTCGGAAGGCAAAAAGTGCCTCATCCTCCCCAGACGGAACTCGGGCTGCAGAGCCACAGCTCTGCTGGAAAAACATTTATTATGCCTTGTGATATAAAATTACTTACGAATAATAGCTAACCTAAACAGAAACGAGCCGCTGATCTATTGACAAAAGACAAACGGATAAGGTTTCCATCAGGCTCATATCAGGCTTTTTATGAAGGCGTCCTATACAAAATAGACCCTGAGAATGACACCGTGGAAATGACCCAGAAATTGAATCCAAGATATAGCCCTGAGAGCAGTGAAGAAGCTTTCAATCTGGCAAATAAGCTTGGAGTAGAAGGAATTCAAAAAAGAGCCAGGTTATTCTCAAAACTCCTTCTTATTTCAATACTGTTATTCCTGTTTTTGATGTTTTTCCCTGCTCAGCCATCTACAAAATCCGAAAGCTTTCTGTTATCAGCCGGAAGATTCCTAACAATTGTGTCAGAAATCGTTTTCCTTTATATGTTTGGTTATTACAGGGCAATAACGAACTATTGTATGGATTCATACTGCGAGAAATGCAGGAAGCATTTAGTTTTTGAGGAATTTCAGGTTCCACTCGTAAAAGAAGAAAGCAAAATCGATGCCTATACAAAAACCCTTACACAATACTGGCACTGCATAAATTGTGGGCGTGAAGACATAAAAGTCGAACCTCAATACATAGACCACCATCACGAGAAAAGGCAAGATAATTTAAAAGAAGACACCTGCGAGGAATGCGGGGAAGAGCATGCACTAGAAGAATATAGAAACATTGATGTATTAAATTACATTTTCAAAAAGAAAATCAGGTATTTTAAATGCAGAAACTGCGGCTATCATGAAATCAGAATAAGTAAAAGGTTCAGAATTATTTAATAGAGTTCTTCGTTGTTTTGTGTGGAGATCCTCATAATATTCTCATAAAAACCAATCCGTTCTTGAATTGAAAATCATCTTATCCATAGGGAATAACGAAGAG
Coding sequences within:
- a CDS encoding nuclear transport factor 2 family protein, encoding MFFQQSCGSAARVPSGEDEALFAFRIPSSRDRALLTTLRFDQEGLVIVKILSYIQEGLTYYKVVLFLLNRTGFKDLVIRLSDVKVFEIHSKQALYSEFFSGSEKTGVLLGFTSQPQNHNILSGLFCSTKQGLENPFCS
- a CDS encoding DUF2551 domain-containing protein, translating into MVSIRAKIKSRLEKFLEVDSSGYRRAILCIFIKVKKATIDELHEMLTSKYNVSRNTVASMVGYIHSKLGILRAHKESYKTPMVYLLREEYVDLLMKIVTSPKESAEFTA